In one window of Synechococcus sp. M16CYN DNA:
- the hisA gene encoding 1-(5-phosphoribosyl)-5-[(5-phosphoribosylamino)methylideneamino]imidazole-4-carboxamide isomerase, with protein MEIIPAIDLLNGACVRLYQGDYNRITHFSEDPVTQALHWQNQGAKRLHLVDLDGSKRGQPTNSVVVQAIVAALEIPVQLGGGLRSLEHAEKLLDCGLDRIILGTVAVERPDLVDALAKHHPGAVVVSIDAKNGKVATRGWFEQSDILATDLVRRFSGSGIAAIITTDIATDGTLAGPNIQYLRQIAEVSNIPVIVSGGIGCMADLLALLPLEALGVGGVIVGRALYDGRVDLAEAISAISEDRLQDITGNSSNLA; from the coding sequence ATGGAAATTATTCCTGCTATCGATCTGCTTAACGGTGCCTGTGTGCGTTTGTATCAGGGAGACTACAATCGAATTACCCATTTCAGTGAAGATCCTGTGACACAAGCTCTTCACTGGCAAAACCAAGGGGCAAAACGGTTACACCTTGTGGATTTAGACGGCTCTAAGCGAGGTCAACCGACGAACAGTGTTGTAGTCCAAGCCATTGTCGCTGCTCTTGAAATTCCTGTGCAGCTAGGGGGTGGTTTACGCTCATTGGAGCACGCTGAAAAACTACTCGACTGTGGATTAGATCGTATTATTTTAGGTACGGTGGCCGTCGAAAGACCCGATTTGGTGGATGCTTTAGCTAAGCATCACCCGGGTGCCGTTGTAGTTAGTATCGACGCCAAGAACGGTAAGGTTGCAACTCGAGGCTGGTTCGAGCAAAGCGATATCCTGGCAACGGATCTCGTTCGCCGCTTCAGTGGATCTGGAATCGCAGCGATCATTACAACAGACATTGCTACCGACGGCACGCTGGCTGGCCCCAATATTCAATATCTGCGTCAAATAGCTGAGGTAAGCAACATCCCTGTAATTGTCTCTGGGGGAATTGGATGCATGGCCGATCTACTCGCCCTTCTTCCGTTAGAGGCCCTTGGTGTGGGAGGTGTCATAGTCGGGCGGGCACTCTATGATGGTCGAGTTGATTTAGCTGAGGCTATCAGCGCGATTAGTGAGGACCGATTGCAAGATATAACAGGTAATTCTAGCAATCTGGCTTAA